One Cytophagia bacterium CHB2 DNA window includes the following coding sequences:
- a CDS encoding type II toxin-antitoxin system VapC family toxin, producing MPERCVDASIAIKWFIKGESFRHKAVKFLRDSRAAGIELIAPALFEMETDSVIQTRLVEGKVTPQIADQTLALLDNAPIMIANHPRLRLRAREIARQFQQRKVYDSTYAALAELRGCEFWTADKVFYDAVKAALPFVKYLPDYH from the coding sequence ATGCCTGAACGCTGTGTTGATGCGAGTATTGCCATCAAATGGTTCATCAAGGGCGAAAGCTTTCGGCACAAGGCCGTTAAGTTCTTGCGTGATTCGCGAGCGGCCGGTATCGAATTGATCGCGCCTGCCTTGTTCGAAATGGAAACAGACAGTGTCATTCAAACCCGGCTCGTTGAAGGCAAAGTCACGCCGCAAATTGCGGATCAAACATTGGCTCTGCTAGATAACGCGCCGATTATGATTGCAAACCATCCTCGACTCCGCCTGAGGGCGCGTGAGATCGCGCGCCAATTCCAGCAACGCAAAGTTTATGACTCTACCTATGCGGCGCTCGCCGAGTTGCGGGGATGCGAATTTTGGACGGCGGACAAAGTTTTTTATGACGCGGTCAAAGCGGCATTGCCGTTTGTCAAATATTTGCCCGATTATCACTAG